The following is a genomic window from Penaeus chinensis breed Huanghai No. 1 chromosome 38, ASM1920278v2, whole genome shotgun sequence.
tgaatatacatatatatgtatatgtgtgtgtgtatacatatatatatatgtgtgtgtgtgtgtgtgtgtgtgtgtgtgtgtgtgtgtgtgtgtgtgtgtgtgtgtgtgtgtgtgtgtttgcgtgtgtgtgtgttattatcatcataaccataaatactattactgatattacattacatgtgtgtgtgtgtgtgtgtgtgtgtgtgtgtgtgtgtgtgtgtgtttgtgtgcatatatttatgatatcagtaataatagtattgatgattataatttgcatatatatatatatatatatatatatatatatatatatatataggtataagtatatatacatatatacaaatatatacatatatatacatatatatgtatatgtttatgtgtatatatatatgcatatatatgtacatacacatatatacatacatataaatacatatatatgtatctatatatatgtatatatatgaatctgtatgtatatatatatacatatatatgtatatatatacatatatatacacatatgtgtatatgtatatgtgtgtgataaaaataatagtattggtgattataatgataacaataatgatagtaaaataataacattaataaaataataataatgatgatgatggcgataataatgataacgataacagtacacaaattatgaaaacaacaacacaacaatactaacaacccAACTCCATGCACCTTCCCTGCAGACCATCAGCTCGCGAGCCGCCGGTACGTCTGCTCGGGAGGCACGAGGCGATACCGCTCCCTGACCAAGCCCTTCGTCAGCGCCCGGTGAGCTCCGGCCAGGTTGGAGGGCGTCGCGCGGAACACAGGCAGGTCGGCCGGCTTGTGCACGCTGGGGCGACGCGGAGGTGTTAATGGGGGATCATGTACAGGTTTCCATGGtgttaattatattgttaatggTTGCACTagcaataagagcaataatagtaataataataataataacaataataataataataataataatagttataatgatgataataataataatatggtagtaatgataataacaacaacaaaaagtaataatgataataataataacaatgataaggtgataataacaataacaacaacaacaataataatattaataatgataataataataatagtaataacaatgaggatgatgatgacgatgcagtaatgatattgatagtgttaatcataaagataataagaatgataataatgttaatagcagttatattaatggtgatgataataaaaataattacaattattattttcattataattgttattataattattatcataataataattattattattattatcattatttttatcatcattattatcattattatcattatcattattatcattgtttattattattattattattattattattattattattattattattattatcattattattatcattattattattattattagtatcattatcatcatcattactatctttattatcatatcatctttatcatccctattattatcattattatcataatgataattatattaacaatgaaatcctaataataataatgataacaaattatgctattagtattaataataatgatggtaaagatgataataataataacaacaaaaacacaacaacaacaataacaataataatgatgataataataatgatgattacaaacgcaataataataacagcactaatactaataatagtaatagtaataacatataataataataatgataataatgataatactaatagttaaaaaatatgatgataataatgatgtcagtaattttaatgataacaacaatgataataataataataataacgataataattgtattaatgataataataaaaacaataatgataataatgataataataataataataataataataataataataataataataataataattataatgataataatgataataataataataataataataataataataataataatgataataacaatgtcaataataacaataattgtaattattataacatcaaggatgataatgatgataatgataacagtagtaataacaatgataattataatattgttttatatcatcattgctatcatcatcatcatttttcattatcatatacatcatcatcatcatttcttcatcaccattcttatcattatcattattctttttatccttatcctcatcatcactattgtcattgttatcattttccttttcattattttagtattagtatcattatcattatcattattatcgttactgtcatcatcatcgtcattatcagtattattattgtattcgctattactattattgctacaattaatattattaatattatgattattattatcattatgacgtcACTGGGtactgaatagatatatgtaccaATTGATTAATCCCTAATACCACACAGATTACACAGACATTCACCAAGAATTTCCATCGAACAGAGTTCATCACTCCTACAAAATCTAAACCTATTCCTAACTAATTATCTACAGCATGCAGGACGTAAGTTTTATAGTGTGAATCATAGCCATTCGTTAATTTTCCTTATCAAGATCCTTAAGCTCGCGAGTGCTAGATTAATTGGTTTTGAAGGTAGGAGTCTGTTATCAGGAGTCCCAAAGCTAGAAGCCCTAGAGTCAGGGGCCTTAAGAATCAGGAGTCTTAATATCTGGAGTCCTAAAAAAGTCTGGAGTCCTAAAGTCATCGTCTTCATTTGGTGCCTTCTTTACAAAGAAGGTTGGCCACTGAGTTTTTTCAAGCAGCTTTATCTTCAGCTTTTCTTTTTACCTCGCCAATATTGGAAATCCCACCCCAGTATTTAATATAACCATTTaattttctcctttgtctttcctGGTCTCTTTTACCAGCTATCGttccctttatttattattaagcaAACATTCACTCGATCCAGGAAAACATGGCCAGCCAACCGCGTTTCTCTTAgaactatattaaaaaaaaattcattttgaTTAATCCTTCTGCGTACCTTTGCCTTtgtaactctatctatctagctaattTTCAGTATTCTCCGAAAACACCACATCACAAATACGCTTATTCTTCTCGTTATATTCTAGCATCAAGAGTCCTCAAATCCAAAGCCTTAATGTCGTGAGTTAGAGAAAAAAGAATCTTAACGTCGAAAGTCCTTTTAAGCCTTTACCTGTAGGGCGAAACAGGGTGAGCTACCAGCAGGAGGTGTGCGGCGCCGAGTCTCATTCGGTAGAGTCCTTTGTGTCCTTCTCGGACGTCACTTGAGAAGACGCCCAGGCACTGAAGAGAAAAATGATGGCATGAGACAGAATATCGAAAGTTACCGCTTGTTGAACAATGTGTTTATTAATGCAGCAGTTTATAACCAaacatataaaagcatatatttaATAGACTGACTAAATGAGCCCACCCTTGCGATGGCCCTCCAGGCATCGTTGATTCTGAACCAGTGGATGTCTCCTTCACCGTGGAAGAAGATGATGTAAACGACCTCCCTCTCGGAGGTGAATCTGTCGAAGAAGTCGGCGTCGCACGGGCTAGTTTCTTCCACGTTGATGTACTGTGCCTTTGCAAGTAACGATGCGATGTGGTTTTCGTAAGTGTGTTTCTCTAACCTGAAGATGTTTGATCCAGTTCCATCATTATCTAATAATCATAGTTAGTTTTCAATGATGGCATATCGTGAAAAGATTCACTGTATGGCAATACCAAACAATCTCAATATAGTTTAAAACCATAtattcataaagagagagaaaaaaaaaaacaataatttatatCCACAATTCAttgatattaattttgttattagtaaGCAGGCATCATTTAAATCTCACCTTTCGACGCCTTCCACCAAAGCCGTTGGGTCTTGGTTGTAGTTCTTCGTGGAAAAGTGGACTCGAGCTGAATACTGGCTGATGTGGGAACCCGACTGCCCGAAGTGGTGGGAGCGGGACACCTGTTGGCAAAGGGCTTTGGTCAACGACActtaaggccttttttgtagcatccctttgatacattgtttcaagttgtatcacggtcgctatAAAACACGATATTGAAGTTgttactgacatacaaagttttgagaaaaggctaagttattatttttttttttttcacatgaaaaagtcaatagaaaaccctTATGCTGGTATACTTCttcattacaagcaaaacattgtggaaacttcagataaaatggaaaaagtacctgactactctgttaCTTCTATTGTtcatacacaccactcttcgcttcgcaaggctgtggaaagtttaaatgtatttttcagaTTCAATCAAAAAAATTCTTATCACAAACATTGTACTTCATATGAAAATTGGGAGTTGCGTAAGGTTTTGGATCTCATCGTATCCACTGCGTAATTCCAATAATCACGAATATTTACTTGAGTTTTTTATTGAAGTATATCAACAGATCAGGATAcacagcgttttttttttatatatattttttttatcttgtaagCTAATATCATagacgtacagaatgattttgaggacattcatcccaccgaagtcaatactacatcatatgactcggacacgttggaaattcttaccatgtcgttccagcgtcagtaatgattgacttcaaatcttacccatataacgttaacatgtatttgatgtactgctaaaaagacacagaaacattttatgcactttTACAACAAAAAGTTAtgtcaagaaacttacgatgcgattcgtaattaatgaaaatatcaatccCTGCCTCATGTTGAAgggaaagatgtttcaacaggttctaaTTATGTAGGTATAAGGgtcaaacatgtatcagagtgtatcaaagtgttgggggtttcggaaatgttacaaaaaaggcctttagATATGCTGACACAAATGcagacacggacatacacacacacacacacatacacacacacacacacatacacacacacacacacacacacacacacacacacacacacacacacacacacacacacacacacacatatatacacacatatacacttgtatatcaTAAAGGTTTATGTACGTAGGTACACACACATTAGCCTCCAACTCActtgagaaaacaaaagaaaaacaagtcaGGAAAGTAGAAGACTAACAAAGAGAAATagtaaataagaaatagtaaAACGTGACCTAAAAGTAAAAATGTtttaaatgtaagaaaaaaaaataaatatcaaaagcaCAAAAGCATTTATAAAagctaacaagaagaaaaaaaacaaaactaacgaACAAAAAttgtaaacataaaaaaaaagtaaaacatcaAAACTCACACGTTGAAAGATCAACACTAAACAAAATGAAACGGAAAGCCAGACCAGGCCAGCGACTCGCCTCCGGAATGACGCACTCCCGGTCGCCCCGAATGTAGAAGAAGGCGTAGACGTCCCAGTCGAACTCCATCTCCTTGTGCGCCATTCCCGTCGCCATCTCGGCCGCAACGCTTCGTGTGACCTGGAGAGAGGACAGTTTGTTTTTCCCTTGACGATTCTCAGGAGTGATAGCTTGCCTTTGTTTCTAACTACGTGttgggtataaatatatactgctgGAATTCCTAAAATTTCTGGCCTGGAGAGTGTCGAACATGTGATTTTTGTGTGgctaattttgaagaaaaaaaatgtttttatatgaAGCAGAATAAATgcaatagatatagacatacatatgtatacccgcatacacacatacacacacagataggtaggtataggTAGACAAATGCATGCAGACCGACTTACCATCCAGCCGTAGTTCGTATAGCTTTCCGCGCGCAGGACAGCCCGTGAGTCATAAGAGGTCTGCGGATAAGACAAGTCGTTGTGCGCCGAGACACAGAACAGGCTTTGGTCGTCCTGCAAAAGCCTGGCAGTTCTGTTCAAGTATCTTGAAGGGAAAATGCGAGTCAATAAATATCAGAAAGTAGcagaaaattatcataatcatattactaattaccgttattattattgctattagcgttatcgttattataatcaaaggTATCCTCGCCACAGATTTAATactaatatgaagaagaaacggGAACtagtagaagatgaagagaataaaatagaaacaaatagagaaaaaagaatctGAAGGATAAACCAGAAAATTTATCACCACCTACATGAAGAAATCCGGCGAGACGCTCACGTCCTCCTCCAGAAAGATGAGCAAATCAGCATCCGCGTACTTCCGGAGAACGAACTCGATCATGAAGACGAACTGCTTCGTGATGAGCGTCGCCACGAATTCGCTGTCCTCGTGCGTGACCGTCAGCGGAAGGCCCACGAGCTGGAGGAACTCGCTCAGCTCCGCGTGGGGCGCCGGCGTGAACACTTCGAGGCGGGACCTGTTGAAGCCTCGGGCCGCCGCCACCGCCTTCAGACTCctgcgggaaaggggggggggggtgaggcgtgAAGTGTGGACGGACTAATTTCAGATAATGCGGGATTCGCAATTGTTGGATTTCTTAGTAGTTGTTTCTGTTAACAAGTTATTTTTGTACTGCCATGCATTTAcggttaataataacattattataattttcattttcattgttattattattatcatctctactactactactacacctactgttactactttaattattaccattttcattaccattaccattattattaacaccagcgttattactatcattattaaccatATTTTCCATCTCACTGCCCCTACTGTTATTGAAGTTTTACAGAAGGTTCTAAAACCCTTACTTGTAGAAAGATGCTACTCGGTGCGCAAGTACAACGATGACCGCCTTTTCAATCTGGCTGTTTTCAATCTGGAATTAGAAATCACATAAGAACATTAAGCATTAGATGGATGAATGAGTAAACACTTTTATAAATCCCTCTACGAGATAATTCGTAAAAAATACTAACTGAGGTTGATTGTCCACATCAGTACCATTCACTTTCATCACGTTTAACAACACTAAAAGCGAAACAATACAAGCAGTCACCTTAGTGTCGCGAAAATCGATTAGATTCGGGCTGGAACAAGAGCACAGATCACCATATTGCTCATATTTGGAACAGAACTCCCTTCTCCGCTGCCAGGGGTCTGAATCTGGCCACTGTGGACACCAGTGGGACGCCTCGCCTGTGGGAGGAAACCGCAGGTGAAGTGGTTGAAAGCAGTTCGGGTTTTGTATGCTTGTGTactttgaacgcaggtcagcaagattgctagacgagatcgctaccgctgcaccacacagcacacctccgagaaagagagagagagagagagagagagagagagaggaagagagatgaggggcagacagagacacagaaagagagacatttcCTAATCCTCTCTTACCTCCTTCGTCAAGAAGATCAACCGAGGACATGAACATAACGCGCGGCCCTGTCTTCTCCTCGGTAGGAAACGTCAGGGTCTCGGCCAGCGTGCGCCCCCCCTTGACCCAGAGCCACCCCCACAGCATTCCGCGCCCGATGCTCCCGGCCGCCATTGACCCGAGATTTTGCAACAGGTCACGGACTTCTTGCGGAAGCCCATATTCCAGGTCATCCTGCAAAATTAAGAGTGGTTGCTCATATATGACTGTAAGTATTTCTGCTTCCGTGACGTCGAAACGACATAGATTACATCGCAATTATCAGTTGTCAGATGGCCAAAGTGGTACACTATACCCAGTGGAAAAAAATCACTGTTCATTTTTGACAGAGAAAGGAAACTTACCTTCAGCAGGAAGAGTATGATCCTCCCCGGCTGTATTGAGTCCAGGGATCTTCGGAGGTAGCTCAGATCCGCCCACGGCTGGATGTGGAGGTAGTTCCCAATCCTCTTTCCTGTCCACTGGAAGATGTGTAACCATTAGCAAAGGCCCCTTTATCCTAGGGACCTTTCCTAAGCGAAAAGTCCCTAAGGTTTCATCAATGTTCTTTCAAACATATGTAGTTATAACGGTTGTCCATTATGATGtgatatacttgcatatatccaCTTACATAAggatgtctatataaatatattttaatatctgtctgcctattcaTTACCGACCTACCCTTCcatttaccatttttttctttacctatctgcttatctatttatcagagTCAAACAAATAAGCATGGTAGCACGATACTAAAATTAAAGCTAGAGAGATACATGAAAAAATACGATGAACAAATCCACCAGTCCACCACACCCCATTGTATTGCCCCACATGTGTATGTGAGCCCTTTGGCTTACCTGGTTgaagattaatatataaaaaccGTTGTGCTGTTTCACGCCATCTGCAGGGATATATGGGAAACTAGGATCACCTGGAATCTGAAAATTCTGGAATGGAATCAGATTTGTGTGGCATGAGTTGAAATGTTCATGAATATATCTAATATGCACATCCTCAcccatgtatgcatatttacagatatacatatgtgtgtgtatccatatatatgtatgtatgtacacaaaaacacacacacacacacacacacacacacacacacacacacacacacacatatatatatatatatatatatatatatatatatacatatacattatattcattatttgaaGCATCCGTTGGTTACAACTAGCTATGGATATGTGCCTTCAAGGTACATGACTCATAAGTTGGCACTAGAACAATCTCTAAACCAGTCGTGTTGCGTCGTCGATTTGCAGCGGCAATGGAGTGTCCTCTCAAGGATGCAGCCCCGGGTAAATGTGACGGGGAAGCCAAGCTGTAACACCTGCAGCAGGTCCCCCTCTTTATACACTAATATTGCTCAAGAGAAGGGCAAGAGCCCACGCAGCTTGACACCAGTGCTGCCTAGGGATTGCCAGAACGGAGTTGAAGtcattgtctgtatatatatgtgtgtgtatgcgtgtgtgtgtgtgtgtgtgtgtgtgtgtgtgtgtgtgtgtgtgtgtgtgtgtgtgtgtgtgtgtgtgtgtgtgtgtgtgtgtgtgtgtgtgtgtgtgtgtgtgtgtgtgtggatagatgtactaatagatatatagatactctACTTGTACACAGATTGACACGCACACCGGTTTTTCCGTTTATATCCCGCTTGCGCACTGCAGAACCTATGTGGCGTTACTTTCCCTGGTGAGCGTCACCACAGTGCGAATATCGTAGCGTCTGTAGCCGCTACGAGCACTACAGTCTGGGTTTGTCTACAGGGTGATGGTGGCGGAAAGCTCGAATATGCTTGTGCTCTCGATGTAATAGAGCTTGTTGGGATGTAATAGACGATGCCAACCATGATCAAACCTGCAGTGCAtgtaatatatttgcatatactgtGTAAAATATACTCtgcataatagatataataagttATAGAAAGGTAGAACAACCCAGTGCATCTTGGACAATATaggtttatttatctctcctctcttgctggGACTGTTATCTGAACTCAGCATGGCTGTAAAATGTGCCACGAGTTATGCCATGTTCATCGACAGTTGTTCACGATGCGCCGTAGTGCCTTCCACACCCCGTAGTTTCATTAGTGCGTCCAGTGAACGCAAGACtagttattataaatgttaataccatcatcataatacttAATGATATCATTGCCATTAGCAGTTTTGGTGTCACcagttctatcattatcattagcacagtCACTGATATATTTTCATCGTTATAATCGCTATTGtataatttgtattttgtttattttataattttgaccattactattaccatcttaGCCATCTTtaccatcaccttcattatccgatcattacaatattttttatgaattattatcaccattagcttTATTACTTACAACCACAAGTCACCCAGCGACACTACGTtgcactatcatcaccatccctatcaCTATAACAAGTTCGAAGTACTCACTGCGTAGTCCGTCAGAGCTGCCACTGACAGGCTTCCCGATTTCCCCACAATCTGAAGGCGTCGCGAGTGTGGGGATTCTGAGGCTGTGGGAGAGTGCGTTTCAGTGGGGTGCTCTTTCTAGGActtttgtttatgtgtacgtatgctgGCATAACACGTGACGCAGCATCTTCATacttgctgcacacacacacacacacacacacaggcatatgcacgcacggacgcaagcacggacgcacgcacgcacgcacacacgcacacacacatatgtgcgtttgtattgtgtatgtgtgtgtgtgtgtgtatgtatatgtatatatatatatatatatatatttatatatatattacatatatatatatatatatatatatatatatatatatatatacgcctaaagtgtgtgtgtgcttactcaTATGCATATGTGAAATAAAGACTTATTTTCACACAGACATTACAATGCAGGTAAGAGTGAATAGGCAATAAAATATTCTCTGCGTACCTTAAGAAACTTGTTCCTTACCTTTTGCTTTCGAAAATGTTTTCATAGTATTAATCTTCTTAATATTCTTCTCTGATAATAGAGCTGTATGTGATGAACACGCTAACACTGTTAAAACCGAAATCAGAAAATTTAACTTCATTTTCTTCAGTTCTCCGAAAGTATGAACTGAATGCTATCTTTACCGAATAAAACTGTAGACAGTAGAAGGTAAATTTCTTACAGCATTTTCCTTGTTtctgtttccttattttctttacaaTACAATGACATGTGATACGGAAAATGCCGCTAATCATAGGAGGCATAAGCATCAGAATCCCCTGAACGAGCGGCCCCGATCAAGGAAAACTGCGCTGAAATTCTGTCCTCTTAAACGGACacaagaaggagaaggcagtGAAAACGCTGTCAAAGAAAACGtgactaaaaaaacaaacaacagagtTAGAGGGGTAGTTAAAGtagattataattatttgttaagTCGCTACATTTCATTTAGCGCGTCGATCCACATATGAAGATATATCTTATTCATCTGATGACGAAAGGTTGCAAAAGAAAACAACTTAAGTATGGTGATTTTGGAAATAAATTTGACACCCTTGTAATTAAATGTAGTaaaatgtaagtacatatatgaataaatcttgTATTATAAATTATCGCAGATGAAAGTCTTCAGATGTGGTTTCTGGTAAAATCACATCAATATAAATGAAATCTCTACTGCGTTTAACTAATACTTAAAACTAAATTCTGC
Proteins encoded in this region:
- the LOC125045976 gene encoding protein O-linked-mannose beta-1,2-N-acetylglucosaminyltransferase 1-like encodes the protein MSVSIKVCESGPVRILLAFFKVFKPSIAIRVSSSPLGPLPPTAADMTRIHSREYTSASSWKEHPTETHSPTASESPHSRRLQIVGKSGSLSVAALTDYANFQIPGDPSFPYIPADGVKQHNGFYILIFNQWTGKRIGNYLHIQPWADLSYLRRSLDSIQPGRIILFLLKDDLEYGLPQEVRDLLQNLGSMAAGSIGRGMLWGWLWVKGGRTLAETLTFPTEEKTGPRVMFMSSVDLLDEGGEASHWCPQWPDSDPWQRRREFCSKYEQYGDLCSCSSPNLIDFRDTKIENSQIEKAVIVVLAHRVASFYKSLKAVAAARGFNRSRLEVFTPAPHAELSEFLQLVGLPLTVTHEDSEFVATLITKQFVFMIEFVLRKYADADLLIFLEEDVSVSPDFFIYLNRTARLLQDDQSLFCVSAHNDLSYPQTSYDSRAVLRAESYTNYGWMVTRSVAAEMATGMAHKEMEFDWDVYAFFYIRGDRECVIPEVSRSHHFGQSGSHISQYSARVHFSTKNYNQDPTALVEGVERLEKHTYENHIASLLAKAQYINVEETSPCDADFFDRFTSEREVVYIIFFHGEGDIHWFRINDAWRAIARCLGVFSSDVREGHKGLYRMRLGAAHLLLVAHPVSPYSVHKPADLPVFRATPSNLAGAHRALTKGLVRERYRLVPPEQTYRRLAS